From a region of the Paralichthys olivaceus isolate ysfri-2021 chromosome 4, ASM2471397v2, whole genome shotgun sequence genome:
- the ercc6l2 gene encoding DNA excision repair protein ERCC-6-like 2 isoform X1 yields MDSSSTADRATWRKGDTCLAPNPKDGTIQEATIQRLTSTFHINDTAWVIFADHHKDAEKEEEEEEEVEAVPVSKLTRPDLSEFTQEKPVFPSIVTEPGLCVPLELSSVDGDRVPYTINRYLRDYQREGIRFIYDSYIRSSGCILGDDMGLGKTVQVIGFLAAVLHKTGTWEDMKKNRPQFLQSQIPSKQSKPNKVFLIVAPLSVLYNWKDELDAWGHFQCVVVHGLRKEEELARIKNGRIEIALTTYETLRLSLDQFNIIDWSAVIVDEAHKIKNPNSQITQAMKELKCKVRIGLTGTILQNNLEELWCVMDWAIPGCLGSLGHFKNTFSDPIEQGQRHSATKRALATGRKTVRALVRKISHWFLRRTKSLIKEQLPKKNDRVVYCSLTDFQQTVYQTVLDTEDVTLLLRSPEKCDCRSGRTRRSCCHAKNSEGVQMKNLYFSYMAILRKVANHVALLQATAGTSKKQEKYLSAICQKVFQKFPDFVQRCKDEAFEALSDPMYSGKMKVLQKLLKYHLQRRDKVLLFSLSTKLLDVLESYCMAEGLDYSRLDGTTKPKERLQIVKEFNSSSNINICLVSTMAGGLGLNFVGANVVVLFDPTWNPANDLQAIDRAYRIGQCRDVTVFRLISLGTVEEVIYLRQVYKQQLQSSVVGKESSRRYFEAVQGHGIHRGELFGIKNLFRLQTQGTCLTRKILEREGQVEAGVMTTRTHTGEEKEEGRKGVSEPGDPLPTEGPVPNDEPVKENRDASNIPRGVLDFSSGSEEDEDEHRFKRKSSNHSGVDGNRSGKATTSPGQMNLSQYGFSKLLERVKGRPESGEGSSVAEESLSDTEAGDHGGLGKHECTSSDKSSTTGSGAVCLPKSVTKPRDTSDSDKNRGDEAGRREERVSLLKESEDAVKKKQGLKGWTNKKVAVNWESDNSSSPDKKANKLKTTAPTVHCNKSYSDESEDFDLEDRTWPKKGSSNSHSRDQESGRSTDNNRKRQMTSARNKARSKYTEAIETYTSSEDEHTPVKKGRPTGGHVTSLHGRRAGTTKTGKSQTSRESKGKHGTIDSVLVGVQEVVYTHSNQRVVGGSKAEELISRAAVRDVFELKMYSQLPANQLLGSLEGLSESPPDSLPHPAVVRPEKPTADHPVTFTSKSVHHSRRTTFIIGETPQAIRRQHLQEMAEKFKFPSVRHFVVEILRRNSAQRVSWLRQHYTSLNQPDLACIVTNNFPQPDSEQTSTYAAMSSTSTKTAHTKSHTESSTPQEDVPKATKKPKNTQKNLEHETKPVPQKGSRILQNHAPEPHTNFKNPQNDVLKPRKKPKISQKNVLEPLSNVPSPESEEQEETACSARGHGRTKRGSVSSSGAHRAGGGLGVNRAGSSGLGSGKPAAFLNHTDRDTPSSPDLSHGRSATLSKPTAQGREREKESSSRMRETFQGQSENPQTSSPPPEQAPSTSSNRSFLTDLIGDTSILDDLFKPKTRGAQQRSTPKTPVNTCLTTPSPSRITLITDSGSANSLSSPNSHAPSSYRLKTPVQPVQSSRKDFWDILNEGNEESINRLTDPAEVQRVCVNAHVSARSRNRSEEEQDSKSLWKTNEKFLWKK; encoded by the exons ATGGACTCCTCTTCTACAGCTGATCGAG CAACGTGGCGTAAAGGTGACACTTGTCTGGCTCCGAACCCAAAGGATGGCACTATTCAAGAAGCGACCATCCAGAGGCTGACCTCCACCTTTCATATTAATGACACAGCATGGGTGATATTTGCCGACCATCATAAAGAtgcagagaaggaggaagaagaagaggaggaggtggaagccGTACCAGTCTCAAAACTCACAAGACCAGACTTAAGTGAATTCACTCAGGAGAAACCAGTGTTTCCCAGCATTGTCACAGAACCCGGGCTTTGTGTTCCATTAGAGCTTAGCAGTGTTGATGGAGACAGAGTCCCATACACCATCAACAGATACCTGAGGGATTACCAGAGAGAGGGTATCAGGTTCATTTACGACAGCTACATCCGCTCCAGTGGATGTATCCTGGGGGACGACATGGGCCTCGGAAAAACTGTACAG GTTATTGGCTTTCTTGCTGCTGTGCTTCACAAAACTGGCACATGGGAggacatgaagaagaacagacCTCAGTTTCTACAGAGTCAGATCCCATCCAAGCAAAGTAAACCCAACAAA GTGTTTCTCATTGTGGCCCCGCTGTCGGTGCTTTATAACTGGAAGGACGAGCTGGACGCATGGGGTCATTTCCAGTGTGTGGTGGTCCACGGgctgaggaaagaggaggaactGGCTCGAATTAAGAACGGACGCATCGAAATTGCTCTCACCACATATGAGACTCTGCGCCTCAGTCTGGATCAGTTTAATAT CATCGACTGGTCTGCTGTGATTGTGGATGAGGCCCACAAGATAAAGAATCCAAACTCTCAAATCACTCAGGCCATGAAGGAGCTGAAATGTAAG GTCAGAATTGGTCTCACTGGCACCATCTTACAGAACAACCTTGAGGAGCTGTGGTGTGTCATGGACTG GGCCATACCTGGTTGTCTTGGCAGCTTAGGACATTTCAAGAACACGTTTTCAGATCCAATTGAGCAAGGCCAGAGGCACAGTGCAACCAAGCGTGCCCTAGCAACAGGGAGGAAGACTGTAAGAGCACTGGTGAGGAAAATATCTCATTGGTTCCTGAGGAGAACAAAATCTCTGATCAAAGAACAACTCCCTAAGAAGAATGACAGG GTGGTTTATTGCTCTCTGACAGACTTTCAGCAAACCGTGTATCAGACGGTGCTGGATACTGAAGATGTCACGTTACTGTTGAGGTCTCCAGAGAAATGTGACTGTCGGAGTGGCCGCACCCGTAGAAGCTGCTGCCATGCG AAAAACTCTGAAGGTGTTCAAATGAAGAATCTCTACTTTAGTTACATGGCTATATTGAGGAAAGTTGCAAACCATGTAGCGCTGCTTCAGGCCACTGCAGGAACCAGTAAGAAACAG GAAAAATATTTAAGTGCAATTTGTCAGAAGGTTTTCCAAAAGTTTCCAGACTTTGTGCAAAGATGCAAGGATGAAGCATTTGAGGCGTTGTCGGACCCGATGTACAGTGGAAAAATGAAG gtTTTGCAGAAGCTGCTCAAATATCATCTGCAAAGAAGAGATAaagttcttcttttctctctctcaactAAG CTGTTGGATGTGCTTGAAAGCTATTGCATGGCAGAGGGGCTGGACTACAGCCGACTGGACGGAACCACCAAGCCTAAAGAGAGACTTCAGATTGTCAAAGAATTCAACAGCTCGTCTAACATCAACATCTGCCTGGTCTCCACCAT GGCCGGTGGTCTTGGCCTTAATTTTGTAGGGGCCAATGTCGTAGTTCTATTCGACCCCACCTGGAACCCAGCGAATGACCTTCAGGCTATTGACAG GGCGTATCGTATTGGCCAGTGCAGGGATGTGACTGTTTTCAGGCTGATCTCATTGGGCACGGTAGAGGAGGTTATCTACCTCAGACAAGTTTACAAACAG CAATTGCAGTCCTCAGTTGTTGGCAAGGAGAGCTCCAGGCGGTACTTCGAGGCAGTGCAGGGGCATGGCATCCATAGGGGGGAGCTGTTTGGGATCAAAAACCTCTTCAGGCTTCAGACCCAAGGGACGTGTCTCACCCGCAAGATACTGGAG CGAGAAGGACAAGTGGAGGCCGGAGTAATGACCACCAGGACACACACAGgcgaagagaaggaggagggcaGGAAAGGAGTTAGC GAGCCTGGAGATCCTCTGCCTACGGAGGGCCCTGTACCAAATGACGAACCAGTCAAGGAGAACAGAGATGCTTCAAACATCCCCAGAGGGGTGCTGGACTTCAGCAGTGGGAGTGAAGAGGACGAGGATGAGCACAGGTTTAAGAGGAAGTCCTCAAACCACAGTGGGGTGGATGGCAACAGAAGCGGGAAAGCTACCACTAGCCCTGGTCAGATGAATCTCAGCCAGTATGGTTTCTCGAAACTCCTCGAAAGGGTCAAAGGACGACCAGAGTCAGGTGAAGGCAGTTCAGTTGCTGAAGAAAGCCTCTCTGACACAgaagctggggatcatgggGGATTAGGAAAGCATGAGTGTACCTCTTCTGACAAGAGCTCCACTACAGGGAGCGGTGCAGTCTGTCTCCCAAAATCGGTAACAAAACCCAGGGACACCAGTGattcagacaaaaacagaggGGATGAAgctgggaggagagaagagagggttTCTCTCTTGAAAGAGAGTGAGGACgctgtaaaaaagaaacaagggCTGAAAGGGTGGACAAACAAGAAAGTTGCAGTTAACTGGGAGAGTGATAACTCATCCTCACCAGACAAAAAGGCCAACAAGCTTAAAACTACAGCTCCCACTGTGCACTGTAATAAGAGTTACTCTGATGAATCTGAGGATTTCGACCTAGAGGACAGAACATGGCCAAAGAAGGGTTCTTCAAATTCACACAGCAGAGATCAAGAAAGTGGGAGAAGTACTGACAATAACAGAAAGAGGCAAATGACTAGTGCAAGGAACAAGGCCAGATCCAAATACACAGAAGCCATAGAGACCTACACATCTTCAGAGGATGAACACACTCCTGTAAAGAAAGGAAGGCCGACGGGAGGTCACGTCACATCTCTACACGGGCGAAGAGCTGGGACAACAAAGACGGGGAAAAGTCAGACATCTAGAGAATCTAAAGGAAAACATGGAACCATCGATAGTGTGCTCG TTGGTGTACAGGAGGTGGTGTACACCCACTCCAACCAGCGTGTGGTGGGTGGGAGCAAAGCAGAGGAGCTGATCAGCAGAGCCGCCGTCCGAGATGTGTTTGAACTCAAGATGTACTCTCAGCTCCCGGCCAATCAGCTTCTAGGCAGCCTGGAG GGTCTGTCAGAAAGCCCACCGGACAGTCTGCCCCATCCTGCTGTTGTAAGGCCGGAGAAGCCCACTGCAGACCATCCAGTCACCTTCACCAGCAAGAGTGTGCACCACTCCAGACGCACCACCTTCATCATCGGGGAGACTCCTCAGGCCATACGCAG GCAGCACCTGCAGGAAATGGCAGAAAAATTCAAATTTCCCTCCGTTCGTCACTTTGTTGTGGAGATTCTGAGAAGAAACTCAGCCCAGAGAGTGTCCTGGCTACGACAGCATTACACCTCACTGAACCAGCCTGACCTGGCCTGTATAGTCACGAACAACTTCCCACAGCCGGATTCAGAACAGACCTCCACTTACGCTGCTATGTCCTCAACATCCACCAAAACAGCTCATACAAAATCTCACACTGAGAGCAGCACCCCACAAGAGGATGTCCCAAAAGCCACAAAAAAGCCTAAAAACACCCAGAAGAATTTGGAACACGAAACTAAGCCTGTGCCACAAAAAGGGTCTAGAATTCTACAAAATCATGCTCCAGAACCCCACACAAACTTTAAAAACCCACAGAATGATGTTCTTAAACCCAGGAAAAAGCCAAAGATCTCACAAAAGAATGTTCTAGAACCTCTAAGTAACGTTCCAAGCCCTgagtcagaggagcaggaggagacggCCTGCAGTGCCAGAGGACACGGGAGGACAAAGAGGGGTAGTGTTTCCAGTTCTGGAGCTCACAGAGCTGGTGGTGGTCTTGGCGTGAATCGGGCCGGCAGCAGTGGTCTGGGGTCTGGGAAGCCTGCTGCTTTCCTgaaccacacagacagagataccCCTTCTTCTCCGGACCTCAGCCATGGCAGGTCCGCCACGTTATCCAAACCCACAGCGCAGGGAAGGGAGCGAGAGAAGGAGTCGTCCTCCAGGATGAGAGAAACTTTTCAAGGACAGAGTGAAAACCCTCAGacctcttcccctcctcctgaACAGGCCCCTTCTACCTCAAGCAATCGCTCCTTCCTCACAGATCTGATCGGAGACACATCAATCCTGGATGATTTGTTTAAACCCAAAACCAGGGGTGCACAACAGAGGAGCACCCCCAAAACACCAGTAAACACGTGTCTCACCACACCTTCTCCATCCAGAATCACTCTCATCACAGATTCTGGTTCAGCAAACTCTCTTTCATCACCAAACTCTCATGCACCATCTTCATACAGGCTCAAGACACCAGTGCAGCCAGTACAGAGCAGCCGCAAAGACTTCTGGGACATTCTGAACGAGGGTAACGAGGAGAGCATCAACAGGTTAACAGATCCGGCAGAGGTCCAGAGAGTTTGTGTCAACGCTCACGTTTCTGCTAGAAGTAGAAACAGGTCTGAAGAAGAGCAGGACAGTAAGAGTCTCTGGAAGACGAATGAAAAGTTTCTGTGGAAGAAATGA
- the ercc6l2 gene encoding DNA excision repair protein ERCC-6-like 2 isoform X2 codes for MDWAIPGCLGSLGHFKNTFSDPIEQGQRHSATKRALATGRKTVRALVRKISHWFLRRTKSLIKEQLPKKNDRVVYCSLTDFQQTVYQTVLDTEDVTLLLRSPEKCDCRSGRTRRSCCHAKNSEGVQMKNLYFSYMAILRKVANHVALLQATAGTSKKQEKYLSAICQKVFQKFPDFVQRCKDEAFEALSDPMYSGKMKVLQKLLKYHLQRRDKVLLFSLSTKLLDVLESYCMAEGLDYSRLDGTTKPKERLQIVKEFNSSSNINICLVSTMAGGLGLNFVGANVVVLFDPTWNPANDLQAIDRAYRIGQCRDVTVFRLISLGTVEEVIYLRQVYKQQLQSSVVGKESSRRYFEAVQGHGIHRGELFGIKNLFRLQTQGTCLTRKILEREGQVEAGVMTTRTHTGEEKEEGRKGVSEPGDPLPTEGPVPNDEPVKENRDASNIPRGVLDFSSGSEEDEDEHRFKRKSSNHSGVDGNRSGKATTSPGQMNLSQYGFSKLLERVKGRPESGEGSSVAEESLSDTEAGDHGGLGKHECTSSDKSSTTGSGAVCLPKSVTKPRDTSDSDKNRGDEAGRREERVSLLKESEDAVKKKQGLKGWTNKKVAVNWESDNSSSPDKKANKLKTTAPTVHCNKSYSDESEDFDLEDRTWPKKGSSNSHSRDQESGRSTDNNRKRQMTSARNKARSKYTEAIETYTSSEDEHTPVKKGRPTGGHVTSLHGRRAGTTKTGKSQTSRESKGKHGTIDSVLVGVQEVVYTHSNQRVVGGSKAEELISRAAVRDVFELKMYSQLPANQLLGSLEGLSESPPDSLPHPAVVRPEKPTADHPVTFTSKSVHHSRRTTFIIGETPQAIRRQHLQEMAEKFKFPSVRHFVVEILRRNSAQRVSWLRQHYTSLNQPDLACIVTNNFPQPDSEQTSTYAAMSSTSTKTAHTKSHTESSTPQEDVPKATKKPKNTQKNLEHETKPVPQKGSRILQNHAPEPHTNFKNPQNDVLKPRKKPKISQKNVLEPLSNVPSPESEEQEETACSARGHGRTKRGSVSSSGAHRAGGGLGVNRAGSSGLGSGKPAAFLNHTDRDTPSSPDLSHGRSATLSKPTAQGREREKESSSRMRETFQGQSENPQTSSPPPEQAPSTSSNRSFLTDLIGDTSILDDLFKPKTRGAQQRSTPKTPVNTCLTTPSPSRITLITDSGSANSLSSPNSHAPSSYRLKTPVQPVQSSRKDFWDILNEGNEESINRLTDPAEVQRVCVNAHVSARSRNRSEEEQDSKSLWKTNEKFLWKK; via the exons ATGGACTG GGCCATACCTGGTTGTCTTGGCAGCTTAGGACATTTCAAGAACACGTTTTCAGATCCAATTGAGCAAGGCCAGAGGCACAGTGCAACCAAGCGTGCCCTAGCAACAGGGAGGAAGACTGTAAGAGCACTGGTGAGGAAAATATCTCATTGGTTCCTGAGGAGAACAAAATCTCTGATCAAAGAACAACTCCCTAAGAAGAATGACAGG GTGGTTTATTGCTCTCTGACAGACTTTCAGCAAACCGTGTATCAGACGGTGCTGGATACTGAAGATGTCACGTTACTGTTGAGGTCTCCAGAGAAATGTGACTGTCGGAGTGGCCGCACCCGTAGAAGCTGCTGCCATGCG AAAAACTCTGAAGGTGTTCAAATGAAGAATCTCTACTTTAGTTACATGGCTATATTGAGGAAAGTTGCAAACCATGTAGCGCTGCTTCAGGCCACTGCAGGAACCAGTAAGAAACAG GAAAAATATTTAAGTGCAATTTGTCAGAAGGTTTTCCAAAAGTTTCCAGACTTTGTGCAAAGATGCAAGGATGAAGCATTTGAGGCGTTGTCGGACCCGATGTACAGTGGAAAAATGAAG gtTTTGCAGAAGCTGCTCAAATATCATCTGCAAAGAAGAGATAaagttcttcttttctctctctcaactAAG CTGTTGGATGTGCTTGAAAGCTATTGCATGGCAGAGGGGCTGGACTACAGCCGACTGGACGGAACCACCAAGCCTAAAGAGAGACTTCAGATTGTCAAAGAATTCAACAGCTCGTCTAACATCAACATCTGCCTGGTCTCCACCAT GGCCGGTGGTCTTGGCCTTAATTTTGTAGGGGCCAATGTCGTAGTTCTATTCGACCCCACCTGGAACCCAGCGAATGACCTTCAGGCTATTGACAG GGCGTATCGTATTGGCCAGTGCAGGGATGTGACTGTTTTCAGGCTGATCTCATTGGGCACGGTAGAGGAGGTTATCTACCTCAGACAAGTTTACAAACAG CAATTGCAGTCCTCAGTTGTTGGCAAGGAGAGCTCCAGGCGGTACTTCGAGGCAGTGCAGGGGCATGGCATCCATAGGGGGGAGCTGTTTGGGATCAAAAACCTCTTCAGGCTTCAGACCCAAGGGACGTGTCTCACCCGCAAGATACTGGAG CGAGAAGGACAAGTGGAGGCCGGAGTAATGACCACCAGGACACACACAGgcgaagagaaggaggagggcaGGAAAGGAGTTAGC GAGCCTGGAGATCCTCTGCCTACGGAGGGCCCTGTACCAAATGACGAACCAGTCAAGGAGAACAGAGATGCTTCAAACATCCCCAGAGGGGTGCTGGACTTCAGCAGTGGGAGTGAAGAGGACGAGGATGAGCACAGGTTTAAGAGGAAGTCCTCAAACCACAGTGGGGTGGATGGCAACAGAAGCGGGAAAGCTACCACTAGCCCTGGTCAGATGAATCTCAGCCAGTATGGTTTCTCGAAACTCCTCGAAAGGGTCAAAGGACGACCAGAGTCAGGTGAAGGCAGTTCAGTTGCTGAAGAAAGCCTCTCTGACACAgaagctggggatcatgggGGATTAGGAAAGCATGAGTGTACCTCTTCTGACAAGAGCTCCACTACAGGGAGCGGTGCAGTCTGTCTCCCAAAATCGGTAACAAAACCCAGGGACACCAGTGattcagacaaaaacagaggGGATGAAgctgggaggagagaagagagggttTCTCTCTTGAAAGAGAGTGAGGACgctgtaaaaaagaaacaagggCTGAAAGGGTGGACAAACAAGAAAGTTGCAGTTAACTGGGAGAGTGATAACTCATCCTCACCAGACAAAAAGGCCAACAAGCTTAAAACTACAGCTCCCACTGTGCACTGTAATAAGAGTTACTCTGATGAATCTGAGGATTTCGACCTAGAGGACAGAACATGGCCAAAGAAGGGTTCTTCAAATTCACACAGCAGAGATCAAGAAAGTGGGAGAAGTACTGACAATAACAGAAAGAGGCAAATGACTAGTGCAAGGAACAAGGCCAGATCCAAATACACAGAAGCCATAGAGACCTACACATCTTCAGAGGATGAACACACTCCTGTAAAGAAAGGAAGGCCGACGGGAGGTCACGTCACATCTCTACACGGGCGAAGAGCTGGGACAACAAAGACGGGGAAAAGTCAGACATCTAGAGAATCTAAAGGAAAACATGGAACCATCGATAGTGTGCTCG TTGGTGTACAGGAGGTGGTGTACACCCACTCCAACCAGCGTGTGGTGGGTGGGAGCAAAGCAGAGGAGCTGATCAGCAGAGCCGCCGTCCGAGATGTGTTTGAACTCAAGATGTACTCTCAGCTCCCGGCCAATCAGCTTCTAGGCAGCCTGGAG GGTCTGTCAGAAAGCCCACCGGACAGTCTGCCCCATCCTGCTGTTGTAAGGCCGGAGAAGCCCACTGCAGACCATCCAGTCACCTTCACCAGCAAGAGTGTGCACCACTCCAGACGCACCACCTTCATCATCGGGGAGACTCCTCAGGCCATACGCAG GCAGCACCTGCAGGAAATGGCAGAAAAATTCAAATTTCCCTCCGTTCGTCACTTTGTTGTGGAGATTCTGAGAAGAAACTCAGCCCAGAGAGTGTCCTGGCTACGACAGCATTACACCTCACTGAACCAGCCTGACCTGGCCTGTATAGTCACGAACAACTTCCCACAGCCGGATTCAGAACAGACCTCCACTTACGCTGCTATGTCCTCAACATCCACCAAAACAGCTCATACAAAATCTCACACTGAGAGCAGCACCCCACAAGAGGATGTCCCAAAAGCCACAAAAAAGCCTAAAAACACCCAGAAGAATTTGGAACACGAAACTAAGCCTGTGCCACAAAAAGGGTCTAGAATTCTACAAAATCATGCTCCAGAACCCCACACAAACTTTAAAAACCCACAGAATGATGTTCTTAAACCCAGGAAAAAGCCAAAGATCTCACAAAAGAATGTTCTAGAACCTCTAAGTAACGTTCCAAGCCCTgagtcagaggagcaggaggagacggCCTGCAGTGCCAGAGGACACGGGAGGACAAAGAGGGGTAGTGTTTCCAGTTCTGGAGCTCACAGAGCTGGTGGTGGTCTTGGCGTGAATCGGGCCGGCAGCAGTGGTCTGGGGTCTGGGAAGCCTGCTGCTTTCCTgaaccacacagacagagataccCCTTCTTCTCCGGACCTCAGCCATGGCAGGTCCGCCACGTTATCCAAACCCACAGCGCAGGGAAGGGAGCGAGAGAAGGAGTCGTCCTCCAGGATGAGAGAAACTTTTCAAGGACAGAGTGAAAACCCTCAGacctcttcccctcctcctgaACAGGCCCCTTCTACCTCAAGCAATCGCTCCTTCCTCACAGATCTGATCGGAGACACATCAATCCTGGATGATTTGTTTAAACCCAAAACCAGGGGTGCACAACAGAGGAGCACCCCCAAAACACCAGTAAACACGTGTCTCACCACACCTTCTCCATCCAGAATCACTCTCATCACAGATTCTGGTTCAGCAAACTCTCTTTCATCACCAAACTCTCATGCACCATCTTCATACAGGCTCAAGACACCAGTGCAGCCAGTACAGAGCAGCCGCAAAGACTTCTGGGACATTCTGAACGAGGGTAACGAGGAGAGCATCAACAGGTTAACAGATCCGGCAGAGGTCCAGAGAGTTTGTGTCAACGCTCACGTTTCTGCTAGAAGTAGAAACAGGTCTGAAGAAGAGCAGGACAGTAAGAGTCTCTGGAAGACGAATGAAAAGTTTCTGTGGAAGAAATGA
- the hsd17b3 gene encoding 17-beta-hydroxysteroid dehydrogenase type 3 isoform X3, translating to MNVVIMSRTKVTLDQVAKEIGDKTGQRVKVIVTDFTKENVFGEITDELKDLNIGVLINNVGMLPSFIPSRFLECADLDQTITNVINCNVKTMAKMCRIILPGMANRGKGLIVNISSGVACIPFPLYTLYTASKVFVERVSQGLQAEYKVNGIIIQAVAPFGVSTRMAAYQQTNIVTPTPEDFVKRSLQYLRAGDKTHGSICHTLMGWFLLSVPLKLLYAESMLHSLQDYVKKKTSISASSATFENK from the exons ATGAACGTGGTTATCATGAGCAGGACCAAAGTAACATTAGACCAGGTAGCAAAGGAAATAG GTGATAAAACAGGGCAGAGGGTGAAAGTGATAGTGACGGACTTCACAAAGGAAAATGTCTTCGGTGAAATTACGGATGAACTGAAGGATCTCAACATCGGGGTTTTAA TCAATAATGTAGGCATGTTGCCCAGCTTCATCCCCAGCCGGTTCCTGGAGTGTGCAGACCTGGATCAG ACGATTACAAATGTGATAAACTGCAATGTGAAGACTATGGCCAAG ATGTGCAGAATAATCCTTCCAGGCATGGCCAACAG AGGAAAAGGGCTGATTGTGAATATTTCATCTGGAGTTGCTTGCATCCCTTTCCCCCTGTACACCCTGTATACTGCGTCCAAG GTGTTCGTGGAGAGAGTTTCTCAAGGTCTTCAAGCTGAATACAAAGTTAATGGGATTATAATACAG GCGGTCGCTCCGTTCGGGGTCTCTACTCGGATGGCCGCTtaccaacaaaccaacatagTGACACCGACGCCAGAAGACTTCGTAAAAAGATCCCTGCAGTACCTGAGAGCTGGAGACAAAACACACGGCAGCATCTGTCACACACTCATG gGCTGGTTTCTACTGTCTGTTCCTCTCAAGCTTCTCTATGCAGAGTCCATGTTACACAGCCTCCAGGACTATGTGAAGAAGAAAACGTCCATCTCTGCATCAAGTGCAActtttgaaaacaaataa